The following coding sequences are from one Pseudomonas mendocina window:
- a CDS encoding NUDIX domain-containing protein, with protein sequence MSETFKPDADAVDIIERETCFRGFYRLDRIKLRHRQYAGGMGPQLTRELFVRHDAVCVLPYDPQRDEVVLIEQFRVGAMEKVANPWLLELVAGLIDKDEEPEEVARREAIEEADLTLTSLWPITQYFPSPGGSNERVHLFVGRCNSEGAGGVHGLPEEGEDIRVHVMPVEDALAAVRDGRIDNAASIIALQWLALNRDEVRGMWS encoded by the coding sequence ATGAGCGAAACCTTCAAGCCCGACGCCGATGCGGTCGACATCATCGAGCGCGAGACCTGCTTCCGCGGGTTCTATCGCCTCGATCGGATCAAGCTGCGTCATCGTCAGTACGCTGGAGGCATGGGCCCGCAACTGACCCGTGAGCTGTTCGTGCGCCACGATGCCGTCTGCGTGCTGCCCTACGATCCGCAGCGTGACGAGGTGGTGCTGATCGAGCAGTTCCGCGTCGGTGCCATGGAGAAGGTCGCCAATCCCTGGTTGCTGGAACTGGTGGCAGGCCTGATCGACAAGGACGAAGAGCCTGAGGAGGTTGCGCGCCGCGAAGCCATCGAGGAAGCCGACCTGACGCTCACCTCGCTGTGGCCGATCACCCAGTACTTCCCATCGCCGGGCGGTTCCAACGAGCGCGTGCACCTGTTCGTCGGCCGCTGCAACAGCGAGGGCGCCGGCGGTGTGCACGGTCTGCCCGAAGAAGGCGAGGATATCCGTGTCCATGTGATGCCAGTGGAAGATGCGCTGGCCGCTGTGCGCGACGGCAGAATCGACAATGCAGCCAGCATCATCGCGCTGCAGTGGCTGGCCCTAAACCGCGACGAGGTGCGAGGAATGTGGTCGTGA
- a CDS encoding DUF1249 domain-containing protein has translation MVVNLLRERYRVDLVELQAACEANYARLMRLLPRMREHSESRRVALSQGEHLLGVLALDVLESCPYTTTLRVRQEHSLPWLPVPQLEVRVYHDARMAEVVSAENTRRLHIRYPYPNAAMHQPDEKNQLNLFLGEWLSHCLACGHEPQPVM, from the coding sequence GTGGTCGTGAATCTGCTGCGCGAGCGCTATCGGGTCGACCTGGTCGAGCTGCAAGCGGCCTGCGAGGCCAATTATGCGCGTCTGATGCGCCTGTTGCCGCGCATGCGTGAACATAGTGAGAGCCGCCGCGTCGCCCTGAGCCAGGGCGAGCACCTGCTCGGCGTGCTGGCCCTGGATGTGCTGGAGAGCTGCCCGTATACCACGACATTGCGCGTACGCCAGGAGCACAGCCTGCCCTGGCTGCCCGTGCCGCAGCTGGAGGTACGGGTGTACCACGACGCCCGCATGGCCGAGGTGGTGAGCGCCGAGAACACCCGACGCCTGCACATTCGCTACCCCTACCCCAACGCCGCCATGCATCAGCCAGACGAAAAGAACCAGCTCAACCTGTTCCTCGGCGAATGGCTCAGCCATTGCCTGGCCTGCGGTCACGAACCCCAGCCAGTGATGTAA
- the cpdA gene encoding 3',5'-cyclic-AMP phosphodiesterase, producing MPSLPTPSTDSSVLLVQLSDSHLFAEADGKLLGMDTCDSLQRVIEQVLQEQPQIDLILATGDLSQDGSETSYQRFRQLTAAIGAPSRWLAGNHDETPPMQSACKDSELLEPVIDLGAWRIVMLDSSIPGAVPGFLADNQLELLERALSEAPQRHHLICLHHHPVSIGCKWMEPIGLRNADALFAILGRHPQARAVLWGHIHQEFDQMRGNLRLLASPSTCVQFAPGSEDFQVSNEAPGYRWLRLHATGTLETGVSRVTGIHFEVDYSVKGY from the coding sequence TTGCCGAGCCTGCCCACCCCATCCACGGATTCCTCGGTTCTGCTGGTGCAGCTATCCGACAGTCATCTGTTCGCCGAAGCGGACGGTAAGCTGCTGGGCATGGATACCTGCGACAGCCTGCAGCGAGTGATCGAACAGGTGCTGCAGGAACAACCGCAGATCGACCTGATCCTGGCCACGGGCGATCTTTCGCAGGATGGCAGCGAAACCTCCTATCAACGCTTTCGTCAGCTCACCGCCGCCATCGGCGCGCCTAGTCGCTGGCTGGCCGGCAACCATGATGAAACACCGCCCATGCAGTCGGCCTGCAAGGACAGCGAGCTACTGGAGCCGGTGATCGACCTCGGTGCCTGGCGCATCGTCATGCTCGATTCCTCAATCCCTGGCGCAGTGCCCGGCTTCCTCGCCGACAACCAACTCGAACTGCTCGAACGCGCCCTAAGCGAAGCCCCGCAACGCCATCACCTGATCTGCCTGCACCATCACCCGGTGTCCATCGGCTGCAAGTGGATGGAGCCTATTGGCCTGCGCAACGCCGATGCGTTGTTCGCCATCTTAGGCCGCCACCCACAGGCGCGCGCGGTGCTCTGGGGGCATATCCATCAGGAGTTCGATCAGATGCGCGGCAACCTGCGCCTGCTCGCTTCACCCTCGACCTGCGTGCAGTTCGCACCGGGCAGCGAAGACTTCCAGGTCAGCAACGAAGCCCCTGGCTACCGCTGGCTGCGCCTGCATGCCACCGGTACGCTGGAGACCGGCGTATCCCGTGTCACCGGCATCCATTTCGAAGTGGATTACAGCGTCAAGGGTTACTGA
- a CDS encoding YqiA/YcfP family alpha/beta fold hydrolase produces MTASILYIHGLNSSPASHKASQLSRAMAHLGLEDQLRVPALHHHPRQAMAQLQTLVSELDSPLLVGSSLGGYYATYLAEQHGLKALLINPAVRPHLRFDGYLGPQKNYYSDETWELTQDHVDALAEFEVAPPTDTVRYQVWLQTADETLDYRDAERYYRACALRIQAGGDHSFQGFVERLPILFAFAGINATLWRDTDFSAFN; encoded by the coding sequence ATGACCGCATCCATCCTCTATATACACGGCCTGAACAGCTCGCCAGCCTCGCACAAGGCCAGCCAGTTAAGCCGCGCCATGGCCCACCTGGGCCTGGAAGACCAATTACGCGTGCCGGCCCTGCATCACCATCCACGCCAGGCCATGGCCCAGTTGCAAACGCTCGTCAGCGAGCTGGATTCGCCACTTCTGGTGGGCAGCTCCCTGGGCGGTTATTACGCTACCTACCTGGCTGAGCAACACGGCCTCAAGGCACTGTTGATCAACCCTGCCGTACGACCGCACCTGCGTTTCGACGGTTACCTGGGGCCGCAGAAGAACTACTACAGCGACGAAACCTGGGAGCTCACCCAGGATCACGTCGATGCCCTGGCCGAATTCGAGGTTGCGCCCCCCACCGACACGGTGCGCTATCAGGTCTGGCTACAGACTGCCGACGAGACCCTCGACTACCGCGACGCCGAGCGTTACTACCGCGCCTGCGCCCTGCGCATCCAGGCGGGTGGCGACCACAGTTTTCAGGGCTTCGTGGAACGCCTTCCGATACTCTTCGCTTTTGCCGGCATCAACGCCACGCTCTGGCGCGATACCGACTTTTCCGCATTCAATTGA
- the parE gene encoding DNA topoisomerase IV subunit B, giving the protein MAQQNAYNADAIEVLSGLDPVRKRPGMYTDTTRPNHLAQEVIDNSVDEALAGHAKSIQVILHEDNSLEVLDDGRGMPVDIHPEEGVPGVELILTKLHAGGKFSNKNYQFSGGLHGVGISVVNALSTRVVVTVKRDGNEYQMSFADGFKASELEVIGTVGKRNTGTSVHFWPDAKYFDSFKFSISRLKHVLKAKAVLCPGLNVSFEDKASGEKVEWHYEDGLRSYLVDAVSEFERLPAEPFCGALAGNKEAVDWALLWLPEGGDAVQESYVNLIPTAQGGTHVNGLRQGLLDAMREFCEFRNLLPRGVKLAPEDVWERIAFVLSMKMQDAQFSGQTKERLSSREAAAFVSGVVKDAFSLWLNANPETGLALAELAISNAGRRLKAGKKVERKKITQGPALPGKLADCAGQNPLRCELFLVEGDSAGGSAKQARDKEFQAIMPLRGKILNTWEVDGSEVLASQEVHDIAVAIGIDPGSNDLTQLRYGKICILADADSDGLHIATLLCALFVRHFRPLVDAGHVYVAMPPLYRIDLGKEIFYALDDAERDGILDRLVAEKRRGKPQVTRFKGLGEMNPPQLRETTMDPNTRRLVQLTLEDFEGTREVMDMLLAKKRAGDRKSWLETKGNLAEVLA; this is encoded by the coding sequence ATGGCCCAGCAGAACGCCTATAACGCAGACGCCATCGAAGTCCTTTCCGGCCTCGACCCGGTGCGCAAGCGCCCGGGCATGTACACCGACACCACGCGCCCCAACCACCTGGCCCAGGAAGTCATCGACAACAGCGTCGACGAAGCCCTGGCCGGCCACGCCAAGTCGATCCAGGTGATCCTCCACGAGGACAACTCGCTGGAAGTGCTCGACGACGGCCGTGGCATGCCGGTGGACATCCACCCGGAAGAAGGTGTCCCCGGGGTCGAGTTGATCCTCACCAAGCTGCACGCTGGCGGCAAGTTCAGCAACAAGAACTACCAGTTCTCCGGCGGTCTGCACGGCGTCGGCATCAGCGTGGTCAACGCCCTGTCGACCCGCGTGGTGGTCACCGTCAAGCGTGACGGCAACGAATACCAGATGAGCTTTGCCGATGGCTTCAAGGCCAGCGAGCTGGAAGTCATCGGTACCGTCGGCAAACGCAACACCGGTACCAGCGTGCACTTCTGGCCGGACGCCAAGTACTTCGACTCCTTCAAGTTCTCCATCAGCCGCCTCAAGCACGTGCTCAAGGCCAAGGCCGTATTGTGCCCGGGTCTGAATGTCAGCTTCGAAGACAAGGCCTCCGGCGAGAAGGTCGAATGGCACTACGAGGACGGCCTGCGTTCCTACCTAGTCGATGCCGTCAGCGAATTCGAGCGCCTGCCTGCCGAGCCATTTTGCGGCGCGTTGGCCGGCAACAAGGAAGCGGTGGACTGGGCCCTGCTGTGGCTGCCCGAAGGCGGCGACGCGGTACAGGAAAGCTACGTAAACCTGATCCCCACCGCGCAGGGCGGCACCCACGTCAACGGCCTGCGCCAGGGCCTGCTGGATGCCATGCGCGAGTTCTGCGAGTTCCGCAACCTGCTGCCGCGCGGCGTCAAGCTGGCGCCGGAAGACGTCTGGGAGCGCATCGCCTTCGTCCTCTCGATGAAGATGCAGGACGCGCAGTTCTCCGGGCAGACCAAGGAGCGCCTGTCCTCGCGCGAGGCGGCCGCGTTCGTCTCCGGCGTCGTCAAAGATGCCTTCAGCCTGTGGCTCAACGCCAATCCGGAGACTGGCCTGGCCCTGGCCGAGCTGGCCATCAGCAACGCTGGCCGCCGCCTCAAGGCCGGCAAGAAGGTCGAGCGCAAGAAAATCACCCAGGGCCCGGCACTGCCCGGCAAACTGGCCGACTGCGCCGGACAGAACCCGCTGCGCTGCGAGCTGTTCCTGGTAGAGGGTGACTCCGCCGGTGGTTCGGCCAAGCAGGCGCGCGACAAGGAATTCCAGGCCATCATGCCGCTACGCGGCAAGATCCTGAACACCTGGGAAGTGGACGGCAGCGAAGTACTGGCCAGCCAGGAAGTCCACGACATCGCCGTGGCCATCGGCATCGATCCGGGCTCCAACGACCTCACCCAGTTGCGCTACGGCAAGATCTGCATCCTCGCCGATGCCGACTCCGACGGCCTGCATATCGCCACTTTGCTCTGCGCCCTGTTCGTCCGTCACTTCCGTCCCCTGGTGGATGCCGGCCACGTCTACGTAGCGATGCCGCCGCTGTACCGCATCGACCTGGGCAAGGAGATCTTCTACGCCCTGGACGATGCCGAACGCGACGGTATCCTCGATCGCCTGGTAGCCGAAAAGCGCCGCGGCAAACCGCAGGTCACCCGCTTCAAAGGTCTCGGCGAGATGAACCCGCCGCAACTGCGCGAAACCACCATGGATCCCAACACGCGGCGCCTGGTGCAACTCACGCTGGAAGACTTCGAAGGCACCCGCGAAGTGATGGACATGCTGCTGGCGAAAAAACGCGCTGGCGACCGCAAGAGCTGGCTGGAAACCAAGGGTAACCTGGCCGAGGTACTGGCCTGA
- a CDS encoding esterase-like activity of phytase family protein codes for MRNHLLALGLLAGVANAEPVVLEELKLQAEYPVTEMPSGNLSGLAMCGETLWTVSDRDDDRIYQLHREEGLLRAEAETFVAPEPPESALPWGLRMRNWAAGLVRGGKLDFEGISCDAQGNRYLVSETRATVLQVASNGSAQWLNLPSGLVRQARASGMLLHFNQGFEGIAIDPTGDRLWLAAEQRRRGLTVLHRRGSSWRCTGGCVLNSEGGTESSPEALGGHMAPRDFSGLAYFDEKLFTLERQAHRVCRRTLSDGVVEICWSFAAEALTEQRRYTPNYGMAEALWVDKEGAWIGVDNGSQTRADGEERPIVWRFAAPKGGWSRRP; via the coding sequence ATGCGCAATCACCTCCTCGCACTCGGTCTGTTGGCTGGCGTCGCGAACGCCGAGCCAGTAGTGCTGGAAGAGCTGAAGCTGCAGGCGGAATACCCGGTGACGGAAATGCCCAGTGGCAACCTGTCAGGCCTGGCCATGTGCGGCGAAACGCTGTGGACGGTCTCCGACCGCGATGACGATCGCATCTATCAACTGCATCGCGAAGAGGGCCTGCTACGCGCCGAAGCGGAAACCTTCGTCGCCCCCGAACCGCCCGAGAGCGCCCTGCCCTGGGGCCTGCGCATGCGTAACTGGGCTGCCGGCCTGGTGCGTGGCGGCAAGCTGGATTTCGAGGGCATATCCTGCGACGCGCAGGGCAATCGCTATCTGGTCAGCGAAACCCGCGCCACCGTGCTGCAAGTCGCCAGCAATGGCAGCGCACAGTGGCTCAACCTGCCCAGCGGACTGGTTCGTCAGGCCCGCGCCAGCGGTATGCTGCTGCACTTCAATCAGGGGTTCGAGGGCATCGCCATCGACCCGACAGGTGATCGCCTGTGGCTAGCCGCCGAGCAGCGCCGCCGCGGCCTCACCGTATTGCATCGTCGCGGCAGTAGCTGGCGCTGCACCGGTGGCTGCGTGCTGAACAGCGAAGGCGGTACCGAGTCCTCTCCAGAAGCGCTGGGCGGCCATATGGCACCGCGCGACTTTTCCGGCCTGGCCTACTTCGACGAGAAACTCTTTACCCTCGAGCGTCAGGCTCATCGCGTCTGCCGACGCACGCTGAGCGATGGCGTAGTAGAAATCTGCTGGTCATTCGCAGCCGAAGCCTTGACGGAACAGCGCCGCTACACGCCGAACTACGGCATGGCCGAAGCGCTGTGGGTCGACAAGGAAGGCGCCTGGATTGGCGTCGACAATGGCAGCCAGACCCGCGCCGATGGCGAAGAGCGTCCCATCGTCTGGCGTTTCGCGGCGCCCAAGGGCGGCTGGAGCCGGCGTCCGTGA
- a CDS encoding TIGR02281 family clan AA aspartic protease: protein MSEQAPGRRAGRVMLVLAWGAGLLLATHFFGNWEDSQRNPNQMPQSVHGDGFVEVSLASSRQGHYVVNGQIDGHDVTFLLDTGATQVAIPSAAAERLGLQRGAPIIISTANGRATGHRTRLDSLRLGDIELRDVAALIAPGMDGDEVLLGMSALKQLEFSQKGGTLVLRQSTLQ from the coding sequence GTGAGCGAACAGGCGCCTGGCCGTCGTGCCGGACGAGTCATGCTGGTGCTCGCCTGGGGCGCCGGCTTGCTGTTGGCCACGCACTTCTTCGGCAACTGGGAAGATAGCCAGCGCAACCCCAACCAGATGCCGCAGTCGGTGCATGGTGACGGTTTCGTCGAAGTGAGCCTGGCCAGCAGTCGGCAGGGGCATTACGTGGTCAATGGCCAGATCGATGGTCATGACGTGACCTTCCTGCTCGATACCGGCGCCACTCAGGTCGCGATACCGAGCGCGGCGGCCGAACGACTCGGTCTGCAACGTGGTGCGCCGATCATCATCAGCACCGCCAACGGCCGTGCCACCGGGCACCGCACACGTCTGGACAGCCTGCGCCTGGGCGATATCGAACTACGTGATGTCGCAGCATTGATCGCCCCCGGCATGGACGGCGACGAAGTGCTGCTGGGTATGAGCGCCCTGAAACAACTCGAATTCAGTCAAAAGGGCGGCACCCTGGTGCTGCGCCAATCAACCTTGCAATGA
- the parC gene encoding DNA topoisomerase IV subunit A, translating into MSESLDLSLEGVERRSLADFTEQAYLNYSMYVIMDRALPHIGDGLKPVQRRIVYAMSELGLDADSKHKKSARTVGDVLGKFHPHGDSACYEAMVLMAQPFSYRYTLVDGQGNWGAPDDPKSFAAMRYTEARLSRYSEVLLTELGQGTVDWVPNFDGTMNEPATLPARLPNLLLNGTTGIAVGMATDVPPHNLREVAAACVRLLDEPGATVEQLCEHIQGPDFPTEAEVITPKADLLKIYETGRGSVRMRAVYRVEDGDIVVTALPHQVSGAKVLEQIAAQMQAKKLPMVADLRDESDHENPTRIVIIPRSNRVDADELMTHLFATTDLESSYRVNTNVIGLDGKPQVKDLRTLLSEWLVYRVGTVRRRLQFRLDKVERRLHLLEGLLIAFLNLDEVIRIIRTEDSPKPVLMETFGLTDVQADYILDTRLRQLARLEEMKIRGEQDELAKEREKLLALLGSEAKLKKLVRKEIIEDAEKYGDDRRSPIVARAEAKALSETELMPTEPVTVVLSEKGWVRCAKGHDIDATGLSYKAGDGFKAAAPGRSNQYAVFIDSTGRSYSLAAHSLPSARGQGEPLTGRLTPPPGASFECVMLPEDSALYVIASDAGYGFVVKGEDLQAKNKAGKALLTLPNGAKVVAPKPVTNLEDDWLAAVTTEGRLLLFKVTDLPQLGKGKGNKIIGIPGERVASREEYLTDLAVLPSGASLVLQAGKRTLTLKADDLEHYKGERGRRGNKLPRGFQRVDQLLVE; encoded by the coding sequence ATGAGCGAATCCCTCGATTTGAGCCTGGAAGGCGTTGAACGCCGGTCACTCGCCGATTTCACCGAGCAGGCTTATCTCAATTACTCCATGTACGTGATCATGGATCGCGCCCTGCCGCACATCGGCGATGGCCTGAAACCCGTGCAGCGCCGCATCGTCTATGCCATGAGCGAATTGGGCCTGGACGCCGACTCCAAGCACAAGAAATCCGCCCGTACCGTCGGTGACGTGCTCGGCAAGTTTCACCCACACGGCGACAGCGCCTGCTACGAAGCCATGGTGCTGATGGCGCAGCCGTTCAGTTACCGCTACACGCTGGTCGATGGCCAGGGCAACTGGGGTGCACCGGACGATCCCAAATCCTTCGCTGCCATGCGCTATACCGAGGCGCGTCTGTCGCGTTACTCGGAAGTGCTGCTCACCGAACTCGGCCAGGGTACCGTCGACTGGGTACCGAACTTCGACGGCACGATGAACGAGCCGGCGACCCTGCCGGCACGCCTGCCCAACCTGCTGCTCAACGGCACCACCGGTATCGCCGTGGGTATGGCCACCGATGTGCCGCCGCATAACCTGCGCGAAGTCGCCGCCGCCTGCGTGCGCCTGCTGGACGAGCCCGGCGCCACCGTCGAGCAGCTCTGCGAACATATCCAGGGGCCGGACTTCCCTACTGAAGCCGAGGTCATCACCCCCAAGGCCGATCTGCTGAAGATCTATGAGACCGGCCGCGGCTCGGTGCGCATGCGCGCCGTCTATCGCGTCGAGGACGGCGATATCGTCGTCACTGCGTTGCCCCATCAGGTTTCCGGCGCCAAGGTGCTGGAGCAGATCGCCGCACAGATGCAGGCCAAGAAGCTGCCAATGGTCGCCGACCTGCGTGACGAGTCGGATCATGAGAACCCGACCCGCATCGTCATCATCCCGCGCTCCAACCGCGTCGATGCCGACGAGCTGATGACCCACCTGTTCGCCACCACCGACCTGGAGTCCAGCTACCGGGTCAACACCAACGTCATCGGCCTCGACGGCAAGCCGCAGGTCAAGGATCTGCGCACCCTGCTCAGCGAATGGCTGGTGTACCGCGTCGGTACCGTGCGCCGTCGCCTGCAGTTCCGCCTGGACAAGGTCGAACGCCGCCTGCACCTGTTGGAAGGCTTGCTGATCGCCTTCCTCAACCTCGATGAAGTCATTCGCATCATTCGCACCGAGGATTCGCCCAAGCCGGTGCTGATGGAAACCTTCGGCCTCACCGATGTGCAGGCCGACTACATCCTCGACACCCGCCTGCGCCAACTGGCTCGCCTGGAAGAAATGAAGATCCGCGGCGAACAGGACGAACTGGCCAAGGAACGCGAGAAACTGCTGGCCCTGCTCGGCAGCGAAGCCAAGCTGAAGAAGCTGGTGCGCAAGGAAATCATCGAGGACGCCGAGAAGTACGGCGATGACCGCCGCTCGCCGATCGTCGCTCGCGCCGAAGCCAAGGCCCTGTCCGAAACCGAGCTGATGCCGACCGAGCCGGTCACCGTGGTGCTCTCGGAAAAAGGCTGGGTGCGCTGCGCCAAGGGCCATGACATCGACGCCACCGGCCTGTCCTACAAGGCCGGCGACGGCTTCAAGGCGGCCGCACCGGGCCGCTCGAACCAGTACGCGGTGTTTATCGACTCGACCGGCAGGAGTTACTCCCTCGCCGCGCACTCGCTGCCGTCTGCCCGCGGCCAGGGCGAACCGCTGACCGGCCGCCTGACGCCGCCGCCGGGCGCCAGCTTCGAGTGCGTGATGCTGCCGGAAGACAGCGCGCTGTATGTGATCGCCTCGGACGCCGGCTACGGCTTCGTGGTCAAGGGCGAGGATCTGCAGGCCAAGAACAAGGCGGGCAAGGCGCTGCTGACCCTGCCCAACGGCGCCAAGGTCGTTGCCCCCAAACCTGTAACGAATCTGGAAGACGATTGGCTGGCCGCGGTGACCACCGAAGGTCGCCTGCTGCTGTTCAAGGTCACGGATCTGCCACAACTGGGTAAAGGCAAGGGCAACAAGATCATCGGAATTCCCGGCGAGCGCGTCGCTTCACGTGAGGAGTATCTGACCGATCTGGCCGTACTGCCCAGCGGCGCCAGTTTGGTTTTGCAGGCCGGGAAGCGTACCCTGACACTCAAAGCCGACGACCTGGAGCACTACAAGGGCGAACGCGGCCGGCGCGGCAACAAGCTGCCGCGCGGCTTCCAACGTGTCGACCAGCTTTTGGTGGAATAG
- a CDS encoding membrane integrity-associated transporter subunit PqiC, translating into MMTVVRPAALLLTTLLVLSGCSLLQQKPVPLYQLDSGSAVTPTQDNGVTVLVGPISVADYLRQQNLLQRQADGSLVAAQDARWASGLANDIDQQMLRQLAWRLDSQRLVLAPAAPGFSADAQVMLTITRLDSGPTQPAVLEAQWRLLDRRGQLRDSRLIRLEEPHSGSLAEQVKAQSALVQRLAAQLATAIQPVAAATDPTPEPARKKPPVARAKPQEPASAGPKIPVAEPIKIDTEVFRF; encoded by the coding sequence ATGATGACTGTAGTACGCCCTGCGGCCCTACTTCTGACCACGCTGCTCGTGCTGAGCGGTTGCAGCCTGCTGCAGCAGAAGCCAGTGCCCCTCTACCAACTGGATAGCGGCAGTGCCGTGACGCCAACTCAGGATAACGGTGTCACCGTGCTGGTAGGCCCGATCAGCGTGGCCGACTACCTGCGCCAGCAGAATCTGCTGCAACGTCAGGCTGACGGCAGCCTGGTCGCTGCCCAGGATGCGCGCTGGGCCAGCGGTCTGGCCAATGACATCGACCAACAGATGCTGCGCCAGCTGGCCTGGCGTCTCGACAGCCAGCGCCTGGTCCTGGCACCGGCAGCACCAGGCTTCAGCGCCGACGCCCAAGTCATGCTGACCATTACCCGACTGGACTCGGGCCCGACCCAACCCGCCGTTCTGGAAGCACAGTGGCGCCTGCTCGACCGTCGCGGGCAACTGCGCGATAGTCGTCTGATTCGACTGGAAGAGCCTCACAGCGGCTCCCTGGCAGAACAAGTCAAGGCACAGAGCGCGTTGGTACAGCGCCTGGCAGCGCAACTGGCGACAGCCATCCAGCCAGTGGCTGCGGCCACAGACCCGACACCCGAACCAGCACGCAAGAAACCCCCGGTGGCCAGAGCCAAACCGCAGGAACCGGCCTCGGCCGGGCCGAAGATTCCGGTGGCAGAACCCATCAAGATTGATACGGAAGTCTTCCGCTTCTAA
- a CDS encoding acyl-CoA dehydrogenase family protein, which produces MNLETPKKFRGLQHQAGQVAKHYFRPISRKYDKAEHAYPKELDLLAALLDGMNEGSPEVVGAGSASKRGAAREQQDGIKNGGNMAALLGVMELCWGDVGLLLAMPRQGLGNAAIAAVANDEQLTRFGRTWAAMAITEPGCGSDSAAIRTTAVKDGDDYILNGEKIFVTSGERADSVVVWASLDKSLGRAAIKSFVVEKGTPGMTVTRLEKKLGIKASDTASISFSDCRVPAANLLGNAEIDVQKGFAGVMETFDNTRPLVAGMAVGVARAALERTRELLVKAGCRFDYAKPLLAVTHAEATLYRLEAEWEAARLLTLKAAWMADNKLPNSKEASIAKAKAGRVASEVTLKCVELAGAMGYGEDELLEKWARDSKILDIFEGTQQIQLLIVARRLLGKSSSELK; this is translated from the coding sequence ATGAATCTGGAAACCCCGAAGAAATTCCGCGGCCTGCAACACCAGGCTGGACAGGTGGCCAAGCACTATTTCCGGCCGATCTCGCGCAAGTATGACAAGGCCGAGCACGCCTATCCCAAGGAGCTGGATCTGCTTGCCGCGCTGCTCGACGGCATGAACGAAGGATCTCCCGAGGTCGTCGGCGCTGGTTCGGCGAGCAAGCGTGGTGCCGCCCGCGAGCAGCAGGACGGTATCAAGAATGGCGGCAACATGGCGGCGCTGCTCGGTGTAATGGAGCTGTGCTGGGGTGATGTCGGCCTATTGCTGGCCATGCCTCGCCAGGGCCTGGGTAATGCCGCCATAGCGGCGGTGGCCAATGATGAGCAACTGACACGCTTCGGCAGAACCTGGGCGGCCATGGCCATCACCGAGCCGGGATGCGGCTCCGACTCGGCGGCGATTCGCACCACCGCAGTGAAGGATGGTGATGATTACATCCTCAATGGTGAAAAGATTTTCGTCACTTCTGGAGAGCGTGCGGATTCGGTAGTGGTCTGGGCCAGCCTGGACAAGAGCCTCGGACGTGCTGCGATCAAGTCCTTCGTGGTGGAGAAGGGCACGCCCGGCATGACGGTCACCCGTCTGGAAAAGAAGCTGGGCATCAAGGCATCGGACACCGCCTCGATCAGTTTCAGCGATTGCCGTGTGCCTGCGGCCAATTTGCTGGGCAACGCCGAAATCGATGTGCAGAAAGGATTTGCCGGGGTCATGGAGACCTTCGACAACACCCGGCCACTGGTCGCAGGCATGGCCGTCGGCGTGGCCCGTGCCGCGCTGGAGCGTACCCGCGAGCTGCTGGTCAAGGCGGGTTGCCGTTTCGACTACGCCAAGCCGCTGCTGGCCGTGACCCATGCCGAGGCGACGCTGTATCGGTTGGAGGCGGAGTGGGAAGCGGCGCGCCTGTTGACGCTGAAGGCTGCATGGATGGCTGACAACAAGCTGCCCAACTCGAAGGAGGCTTCCATCGCCAAGGCCAAGGCTGGACGCGTGGCCAGCGAGGTAACGCTCAAATGTGTCGAGTTGGCCGGTGCGATGGGATACGGCGAGGACGAGTTGCTGGAGAAGTGGGCGCGTGATTCGAAGATTCTCGACATCTTCGAAGGCACCCAGCAGATCCAGTTGCTGATCGTCGCTCGGCGGTTGTTGGGCAAGAGCTCCAGCGAGCTCAAGTAA